A region of Salirhabdus salicampi DNA encodes the following proteins:
- a CDS encoding YhzD family protein, with amino-acid sequence MQEYTLTVFEKNGQLLLEQSFQANNDQSAKQKGTEILNKENFAQYTHRCVSEDGRLILFSR; translated from the coding sequence ATGCAGGAATATACCTTAACTGTATTCGAGAAAAACGGACAGTTATTACTAGAACAAAGTTTTCAAGCGAATAATGACCAATCAGCAAAACAAAAGGGTACGGAAATATTAAACAAAGAAAATTTTGCGCAATATACACACCGTTGTGTTTCAGAAGATGGTCGTTTAATTTTATTTTCACGATAA
- a CDS encoding ABC transporter permease has product MNKFRTILAYTYISHLKSKPFLIMTSMTLLLIITLTNLQNILQLFGDDEQQTKVAVIDESNTFFTPLQQLVSSGEEDIVLSLFIGSEEEAKQAIREGKYHVFLHLETDQEELPSATYYAMDISGNRLANMLQQYLSNLKTEMVSAEAGIEQNILQKMFSPVQMEKVALKDNAKTAEELNQARGLVYFMIFIIYFAVLIYGNMIASEVAIEKSSRVMEIIVSSVSPITQMFAKISGIALLGLTQFTIILITGYTSLRLNERQFMDGFFEYFGLTNIQISTLLFAVIFFLLGYLLYAMMAAMLGSLVSRIEDVQQVILPMVLIVVASFMVAMYGINDPTSSVVTVTSFIPFFAPILMFLRVGMLNVPAWEMILSIGLLISTIIIFAIIAAKVYKGGVLLYNRTSSIKDFKKALQLTKKE; this is encoded by the coding sequence ATGAATAAATTCCGTACAATTCTAGCGTATACATATATAAGCCACTTAAAAAGCAAACCTTTTCTAATTATGACTTCCATGACTTTACTATTGATTATTACGTTAACGAATTTGCAAAATATCTTACAATTATTTGGGGATGATGAACAACAAACAAAGGTTGCGGTAATTGATGAAAGCAATACCTTTTTCACTCCATTACAACAACTGGTCAGTAGCGGAGAAGAAGACATTGTCCTTTCTCTTTTTATTGGATCGGAAGAAGAAGCCAAACAGGCAATTCGAGAGGGGAAATATCATGTTTTTCTTCATCTGGAGACAGACCAGGAAGAATTACCAAGCGCTACTTACTATGCAATGGATATATCAGGAAATCGGCTAGCGAATATGTTGCAACAGTACTTATCCAACTTAAAAACAGAAATGGTGTCAGCTGAAGCAGGCATTGAACAAAATATATTACAGAAAATGTTTTCCCCAGTTCAAATGGAAAAGGTCGCTCTAAAGGATAACGCGAAAACAGCTGAAGAATTAAATCAGGCGCGTGGACTTGTATATTTTATGATATTCATCATATATTTTGCAGTCCTTATTTATGGAAATATGATTGCCAGTGAAGTGGCCATTGAGAAGTCATCAAGGGTAATGGAGATTATCGTATCGAGCGTGTCGCCGATTACGCAAATGTTTGCGAAAATTTCAGGGATTGCACTATTAGGGTTAACACAATTTACAATCATCCTCATAACTGGATATACATCTTTACGTTTAAATGAAAGGCAATTCATGGATGGTTTTTTTGAATATTTTGGGCTAACAAATATACAAATAAGTACATTACTGTTTGCGGTCATATTTTTTCTGCTGGGATATTTATTGTATGCCATGATGGCAGCTATGCTAGGATCATTAGTTAGTAGAATTGAGGATGTCCAGCAGGTAATACTACCAATGGTTCTTATAGTAGTAGCATCATTTATGGTTGCAATGTATGGGATTAATGATCCTACTTCAAGTGTTGTTACGGTAACGTCGTTTATCCCGTTTTTTGCTCCAATATTAATGTTTTTACGAGTCGGTATGTTAAATGTTCCGGCTTGGGAAATGATATTATCAATTGGATTGTTAATATCAACTATTATCATCTTTGCCATTATTGCAGCGAAGGTATATAAAGGCGGAGTTTTGTTATATAATAGAACATCTTCAATTAAAGATTTCAAGAAGGCGTTACAGTTAACGAAAAAAGAATAG
- a CDS encoding ABC transporter ATP-binding protein has product MTLMLNGVTKRFGSFKAVDDLSLKIPENQIFGFLGANGAGKTTTFRMILGLLQQSDGNITWNGDSIDYEKSHLVGYLPEERGLYPKQKVKEQVIYLAKLRGLTKEHSNKELDYWLERFKVPEYKDKKVEELSKGNQQKIQFITAVIHKPKLLILDEPFSGLDPVNVEMLKEAVVDLKKKGTSIVFSSHRMDHVEELCENLCILHKGKPVVHGSLGQIKKDFGKKNVIVHADFDLSFIRDIQGVTRFHKVAQGCEVQIETEEVSQQVFSALSGKGFVRTFDLEEPSLNDIFIEKVGASYE; this is encoded by the coding sequence ATGACATTAATGTTAAATGGGGTCACGAAGAGATTTGGATCCTTTAAGGCTGTAGATGATTTATCTTTAAAAATCCCAGAAAATCAAATCTTCGGATTTCTAGGAGCAAATGGTGCTGGAAAAACGACAACTTTTCGAATGATTTTAGGATTACTGCAACAATCCGATGGGAACATAACTTGGAACGGTGATTCAATTGATTATGAAAAAAGTCATCTAGTTGGTTATTTACCAGAAGAAAGGGGACTCTACCCAAAGCAAAAAGTGAAGGAACAAGTAATATATTTAGCAAAGTTACGCGGCTTGACGAAAGAACATAGTAACAAAGAACTTGACTATTGGTTGGAACGGTTTAAAGTTCCTGAATATAAAGATAAAAAAGTTGAAGAACTTTCAAAAGGAAATCAACAGAAAATTCAGTTCATCACCGCCGTTATTCACAAACCGAAATTGTTAATTCTCGATGAACCATTCTCAGGGTTAGATCCGGTAAATGTGGAAATGTTGAAGGAAGCCGTAGTTGACCTAAAGAAAAAAGGGACATCGATTGTGTTTTCTTCCCATCGTATGGACCATGTGGAAGAGTTGTGTGAAAACCTTTGTATATTACATAAAGGAAAGCCTGTTGTACACGGAAGTTTAGGTCAAATCAAAAAAGATTTTGGGAAGAAAAATGTCATTGTTCATGCAGACTTTGACTTGTCCTTTATTCGTGATATTCAAGGTGTGACAAGGTTCCATAAAGTGGCACAAGGTTGCGAAGTACAAATAGAAACAGAAGAGGTTTCACAACAAGTGTTTTCAGCACTATCCGGAAAAGGCTTTGTCCGCACCTTTGACTTAGAGGAACCATCATTGAATGATATATTCATTGAGAAAGTAGGAGCCTCTTATGAATAA
- a CDS encoding SMP-30/gluconolactonase/LRE family protein, translated as MPLQIASQALAELGESPSWDSKHNRLFWVDITGRKLFMLRKKKRPITYNLNQFVGAVVPRNKTSVVVALQHGFYYFHLRTNKLEHIVDPESHLVDNRFNDGKCDPKGRFWAGTTDSIGIDQKGALYSLNKDLQVSKKVDKVSTSNGITWSPDYQFMYFIDTPTRKVVRFQFDLKTGDISNQKEIIHIPAKTGVPDGMTSDEEGKLWIAHWGGSVVSRWDPVNGKLLDYIDVPAVNVTSCIFGGQQLKELFITTARIRTSEEDLEKFPNAGCVFKVNLGIKGLPSFSFGG; from the coding sequence ATGCCATTGCAAATCGCTAGTCAAGCACTAGCAGAATTAGGAGAAAGTCCCTCTTGGGATAGCAAGCATAACAGGCTATTTTGGGTTGATATTACAGGAAGAAAGTTGTTTATGCTTCGTAAGAAGAAAAGACCTATAACGTATAACCTAAATCAATTTGTTGGAGCGGTTGTCCCCCGTAATAAGACGAGTGTTGTCGTAGCACTCCAACACGGTTTTTATTATTTTCATTTACGTACAAATAAGCTAGAACATATTGTAGACCCAGAATCACATCTCGTTGATAATCGGTTTAACGATGGCAAGTGTGATCCTAAAGGTAGGTTTTGGGCCGGAACAACAGATTCAATTGGAATTGACCAAAAAGGAGCATTATATTCGTTAAATAAAGATTTACAAGTGTCAAAGAAGGTAGACAAGGTTAGTACATCAAATGGAATTACGTGGTCACCTGACTATCAATTTATGTATTTTATTGATACGCCGACGAGGAAGGTTGTACGATTTCAATTTGACCTTAAAACGGGTGACATTTCGAATCAGAAGGAAATAATACATATACCTGCAAAAACAGGTGTACCTGATGGAATGACGAGTGATGAAGAAGGAAAGTTGTGGATAGCACATTGGGGTGGTTCTGTTGTATCCAGGTGGGACCCAGTTAACGGGAAACTCCTAGACTATATTGATGTCCCAGCGGTAAACGTAACATCTTGTATATTTGGTGGACAACAACTGAAAGAACTGTTTATCACAACAGCGAGAATTCGTACAAGTGAAGAGGATTTGGAAAAATTCCCAAATGCTGGTTGTGTATTTAAAGTGAACTTAGGTATAAAAGGACTTCCTTCGTTTTCCTTTGGAGGATAA
- a CDS encoding YlbF family regulator: protein MSNLYDLAYDLEKGLRESEEFKALKSAYDAVMGDESTKNMFNNFRQTQITLQQKQMQGEEISEEEVEQARKTVELVQQNTEISKLMEEEQRLNTVIGDVSRIITKPLEELYSENE from the coding sequence TTGTCAAATTTATACGATTTAGCATATGACTTAGAAAAAGGTTTACGTGAAAGTGAAGAATTTAAAGCATTAAAGAGCGCATATGATGCTGTAATGGGAGACGAGTCTACAAAGAACATGTTTAACAACTTCCGTCAAACTCAAATCACTTTACAACAAAAACAAATGCAAGGTGAAGAAATTTCAGAGGAAGAAGTTGAGCAAGCTAGAAAAACTGTTGAACTTGTTCAGCAAAACACGGAAATTTCCAAACTAATGGAAGAAGAGCAGCGTTTGAATACCGTAATCGGTGATGTGAGCCGTATTATTACAAAGCCATTAGAAGAATTATATAGCGAGAATGAATAA
- a CDS encoding alpha/beta-type small acid-soluble spore protein, translating to MPSNNSNNSNNLLVPGAQQALDSMKVEIAQEFGVQLGADTTSRANGSVGGEITKRLVSMAQQQMGGTQQQ from the coding sequence ATGCCAAGTAACAACAGCAATAACTCAAACAACCTTTTAGTTCCTGGTGCACAACAAGCACTTGATTCAATGAAGGTTGAAATTGCACAAGAATTTGGCGTTCAACTTGGTGCCGACACAACTTCTCGTGCTAACGGGTCTGTCGGTGGAGAAATCACTAAACGACTAGTATCTATGGCTCAACAACAAATGGGTGGAACACAACAACAATAA
- a CDS encoding AAA family ATPase, producing the protein MIINTGYIYQFGKWKEKHIDFHSSFTIIEGPNESGKTSFKQFIIYILFDLPSSMKKLYEPKGGGAIGGKLFITTSTGESIVIERVANKNKGRAICFTSKGEKKEETWLTTFLQGMDRLTYEGIFSFGNYELQKIRQLKGEDLGKVLFGIGMTGSDKIAYLEKDLEKKTGDLFKKKGKIPHINQHIQKMKDIQSTITRLEAEEGTYNELIRKIENIDKRLTTIRDKKEQLEKENLILGKYYQAKEAIQQYQFLREEMKQYKEFASFPSNGIKRYEQLKELMLPLISDLNVVKNGKQEAEQEMNYLSTDLLNEDVYERLLHIDEMVKDYDYKQKEREEKSEEYKRNFDVLAHELRLLGIDLTIEDVQALQIPVQVEETWKTLAQGKQQLQLRQDQLVDEEEKAKRELGQVKAQIEKKKATLLPTDMLHSMKELLEQARVDQIQQQLFQENRMKAKQQETKLHNMLKQGSKANKHLIAITSLIGFSFIVYGFFRGGLVEYLAGLISLLVGVAGSAYLSHNNKLIREQIESQTENELVNNIRDISETELNEARHRLQSHEENKKDFVILNNDFNHLEASLHNIIQRKEGLQTEKAHLQEQIQLEQNKFPFLKWIDVSHWPSMYYKLVKYKQKAYELEQQEAVIIRLDEQIKEIDTYIQNLAEKCNILNQHESINLNKELLNLKNVEQQKRETLRFYRNKRKELDKEIQELQQKLSPYEEQLQQLLEHAQVESEEQFLFKGEQYEKYNLLKEKQEDWLTQIKLIFPNEASNIAHENIDWDLIAYKRQQLVQLLNELQEEKEYLQEQRAELLASCKQLEENEQLSNHRHQFALYKNELRSLARKWAIYKTAKEVIVRTKEVYENEYLPEIMEKTSIYFYQLTDGKYVKVVPPTPNEAVQVLDSHHTLFNVKELSEGTAAQLYVSLRLALNEVMSDQYGLPFIIDDAFVHFDYHRRNVMYKILHSVAETQQIIYFTCHDSEVSMLHKLSSEKKEKASISIIN; encoded by the coding sequence ATGATTATCAATACAGGGTATATTTATCAATTTGGAAAATGGAAAGAAAAGCATATCGATTTTCATTCATCCTTTACAATCATTGAAGGGCCAAATGAATCAGGAAAAACCTCTTTTAAACAATTTATTATATACATTTTATTTGACTTACCTTCCTCTATGAAAAAGCTCTATGAACCTAAGGGTGGGGGAGCGATTGGAGGTAAGTTATTTATTACTACTTCTACTGGTGAATCTATTGTTATTGAACGAGTAGCAAATAAAAATAAGGGGCGTGCAATTTGCTTTACTAGTAAAGGAGAAAAAAAGGAAGAAACGTGGTTAACCACGTTTTTACAAGGAATGGACCGACTCACATATGAGGGGATATTTTCTTTCGGTAACTATGAATTACAAAAGATTCGTCAGCTAAAGGGAGAAGACTTAGGGAAAGTTTTGTTCGGAATCGGAATGACTGGATCGGATAAAATTGCCTATTTAGAAAAAGACTTAGAAAAGAAAACAGGTGATTTATTTAAAAAGAAAGGGAAAATTCCTCACATTAACCAACACATTCAAAAAATGAAAGATATACAGTCAACAATTACAAGGCTTGAGGCAGAAGAAGGTACCTACAACGAATTGATAAGAAAAATTGAAAACATTGATAAAAGATTAACGACAATTCGAGATAAGAAAGAGCAGCTTGAAAAAGAGAACTTGATCTTAGGAAAGTATTATCAAGCAAAGGAAGCGATTCAACAATATCAGTTTTTAAGAGAAGAGATGAAACAATACAAGGAATTTGCTTCTTTTCCATCCAACGGGATAAAACGTTATGAGCAGTTAAAAGAACTGATGTTACCGTTAATTAGTGACTTAAATGTAGTAAAAAACGGTAAGCAGGAAGCAGAACAGGAAATGAACTACCTATCAACGGATTTACTTAATGAAGATGTATATGAACGACTGCTTCATATTGATGAGATGGTGAAAGACTATGATTATAAACAGAAGGAAAGAGAAGAAAAGAGTGAAGAATATAAGCGTAACTTTGATGTGTTAGCACACGAATTAAGACTGTTAGGAATTGACCTTACGATTGAAGATGTGCAGGCACTTCAAATCCCTGTTCAAGTTGAAGAAACGTGGAAGACACTCGCTCAAGGAAAGCAACAATTGCAATTGAGGCAAGACCAATTAGTTGATGAGGAAGAAAAAGCAAAACGGGAGCTAGGACAGGTTAAGGCTCAGATTGAGAAAAAGAAAGCAACATTACTACCGACTGATATGTTACATAGTATGAAAGAGTTACTTGAACAGGCTAGAGTTGATCAAATCCAACAACAGCTCTTTCAGGAAAACCGAATGAAAGCAAAGCAACAAGAGACGAAATTACACAATATGTTAAAGCAAGGTAGTAAGGCGAATAAGCATTTGATTGCCATTACGTCTCTTATAGGATTCAGTTTCATAGTGTATGGCTTCTTTAGGGGAGGTTTAGTCGAATACTTAGCGGGGCTAATTTCATTATTAGTCGGTGTGGCAGGGAGTGCATATTTATCTCACAACAATAAACTCATCCGGGAACAAATCGAATCTCAAACTGAAAATGAGTTAGTTAATAATATTCGGGACATATCGGAAACAGAGTTGAATGAGGCAAGACACCGTTTACAGTCTCATGAAGAAAATAAAAAAGATTTTGTCATCCTTAACAATGACTTTAACCATTTAGAGGCAAGTCTTCATAATATCATACAAAGAAAAGAAGGCTTACAAACGGAAAAGGCACATCTTCAAGAACAAATACAACTTGAGCAAAATAAATTTCCATTCTTGAAATGGATTGATGTATCCCACTGGCCTAGTATGTATTATAAGCTTGTAAAATATAAACAGAAAGCATATGAGCTCGAGCAACAGGAGGCTGTCATTATCCGTCTCGATGAACAAATAAAAGAGATTGATACTTATATTCAAAATTTAGCCGAAAAATGTAATATACTCAATCAACATGAATCAATAAACCTAAACAAAGAACTGCTTAATTTGAAAAATGTTGAGCAGCAAAAGAGGGAAACGTTACGTTTTTATCGAAACAAACGAAAAGAACTGGATAAAGAAATTCAAGAGCTTCAACAAAAGTTATCTCCCTATGAAGAGCAACTTCAGCAATTACTTGAGCATGCACAAGTAGAGAGTGAAGAACAATTTCTTTTCAAAGGGGAACAGTATGAAAAATATAACCTACTTAAAGAAAAACAAGAAGATTGGCTAACTCAAATCAAACTTATTTTTCCTAATGAAGCTAGCAATATTGCACATGAAAATATAGACTGGGATCTCATAGCCTATAAACGGCAACAGCTAGTTCAGTTATTAAATGAGTTACAAGAGGAAAAGGAATATTTACAAGAACAGCGGGCCGAACTTTTAGCTTCGTGTAAACAATTAGAAGAAAATGAACAATTATCAAATCATAGACACCAGTTTGCACTTTATAAAAACGAATTGCGCTCATTAGCAAGAAAATGGGCAATCTATAAAACAGCTAAAGAAGTAATTGTCAGAACAAAGGAAGTTTATGAAAATGAATACTTACCTGAAATTATGGAAAAAACATCAATCTATTTTTATCAATTAACTGATGGAAAATATGTAAAAGTTGTACCGCCTACTCCGAATGAAGCTGTACAAGTGCTTGATAGTCATCACACTTTATTTAATGTTAAGGAGTTATCAGAAGGGACAGCTGCACAACTTTATGTTTCACTACGTTTAGCCTTAAACGAGGTCATGAGTGATCAATACGGTTTACCGTTTATCATTGATGATGCTTTTGTTCATTTTGATTACCATCGCAGGAACGTTATGTATAAAATATTGCATTCTGTAGCTGAAACCCAACAAATTATTTACTTTACTTGCCATGACTCTGAGGTGAGTATGCTGCATAAGCTTTCGTCAGAAAAAAAAGAAAAAGCTTCAATTTCTATAATCAATTAG
- the fumC gene encoding class II fumarate hydratase, whose product MDYRIERDTLGEVKVPQEKYWGAQTQRSKQNFPIGNELMPIEIVKAFAILKKSAANANVELGLLEEEKAKAISYAADQIVDGKIDGHFPLVVWQTGSGTQSNMNVNEVIAFVGNEWLKEQGKETRLHPNDDVNKSQSSNDTFPTAMHIAAVIKLEDVVLPALTKLKQTLQEKAAKYADLVKIGRTHLQDATPLTLGQEISGWHRMLEKTDKMLKESLEHIRELAIGGTAVGTGLNAHPDFSVKVCENIVRYTGKQFVSAKNKFHALTSHDELVYAHGALKALAADIMKIANDVRWLASGPRCGIGEITIPANEPGSSIMPGKVNPTQSEAVTMVAAQVMGNDATIGFAASQGNFELNVFKPVIAYNFLQSSQLLADSIESFNDRCAVGLEPNEEKINQYLNDSLMLVTALNPHIGYENAAKIAKNAFEKNITLKESAIETGLLTEAQFDEFVNPANMTSPNV is encoded by the coding sequence ATGGACTACCGGATTGAGAGAGATACACTAGGCGAAGTAAAAGTACCGCAGGAAAAATATTGGGGGGCACAAACACAAAGAAGTAAGCAAAACTTTCCTATCGGAAATGAGCTTATGCCAATTGAAATTGTTAAGGCATTCGCAATCTTAAAGAAAAGTGCTGCTAATGCAAATGTTGAACTTGGTTTGTTAGAAGAAGAAAAAGCCAAAGCCATTTCCTATGCAGCGGATCAAATTGTGGACGGTAAAATTGATGGCCATTTCCCACTTGTTGTTTGGCAAACAGGTAGTGGAACTCAATCTAATATGAATGTGAATGAAGTGATTGCGTTCGTCGGTAATGAGTGGCTAAAAGAGCAAGGAAAAGAGACAAGACTACATCCAAATGATGATGTAAACAAATCACAAAGTTCAAATGATACTTTCCCTACAGCGATGCATATAGCTGCTGTTATAAAATTAGAAGATGTTGTATTACCTGCTTTAACAAAATTAAAACAAACATTACAAGAAAAAGCAGCTAAGTATGCTGACCTTGTTAAAATTGGTCGGACACACCTACAGGATGCTACACCTTTAACGTTAGGACAAGAAATTAGCGGTTGGCATCGTATGTTAGAGAAAACAGATAAGATGTTAAAAGAGAGCCTCGAACATATACGTGAACTGGCTATTGGCGGAACAGCAGTTGGGACGGGTTTAAATGCTCACCCGGATTTTTCTGTAAAAGTATGTGAAAACATTGTGAGATACACTGGCAAGCAGTTCGTATCTGCTAAAAATAAATTCCATGCGTTAACGAGTCACGATGAGCTTGTCTATGCACATGGTGCGTTAAAAGCGCTTGCTGCAGATATTATGAAAATTGCTAATGATGTTCGTTGGCTGGCAAGCGGTCCTCGTTGTGGAATTGGAGAGATTACAATCCCAGCGAATGAACCGGGAAGCTCCATCATGCCAGGAAAGGTTAACCCGACACAGAGTGAGGCTGTTACAATGGTAGCTGCTCAAGTAATGGGTAACGATGCAACTATCGGTTTTGCAGCAAGCCAAGGGAATTTTGAATTGAATGTATTTAAGCCGGTTATTGCATATAACTTCTTACAGTCCTCTCAGTTATTAGCTGACAGTATTGAGTCTTTTAATGACCGTTGTGCTGTTGGTCTAGAACCGAATGAAGAGAAAATTAATCAATACTTAAATGATTCATTAATGCTTGTAACGGCATTAAATCCACACATTGGGTATGAGAATGCAGCTAAGATCGCAAAAAATGCGTTTGAAAAAAATATTACATTAAAAGAATCAGCCATTGAAACGGGGTTATTAACAGAAGCCCAGTTCGATGAATTTGTAAACCCTGCAAATATGACTTCACCAAATGTGTAA
- a CDS encoding DUF445 domain-containing protein: MSSFFFVFMMIIIGAVIGGITNSLAIKMLFRPHQAKYIGNYKIPFTPGLIPKRREELARQMGDVVVRHLLTPDGVKRRFFSQTFRKRLLRWILKQLDSFLRQDMTVGQLCTKLGIQVHDSLVHKKLSEIVNGNVNSWLKKNKHTMLREIVPTSMYQKGKDYIPTISAQVLLKVKQYIESDSGKENIESVIKRYMDNKGFLGNVLTSFVGPEKLGRQIQPMLTDYISSTEAEQLITYLLEQQWEEIMEKEIQEINTVVHINNDIIRPIIHVLSVERLFQTRVSTLYDQVGISVREKWIPQMLERVMGKALSNVEPMMKRMHIQEIVADEVKGFPIERIESMVLTITGRELRMITYLGALLGGFIGFFQGMTVLLWFQ; this comes from the coding sequence ATGAGTAGTTTCTTCTTTGTTTTTATGATGATTATCATCGGGGCCGTTATTGGAGGAATAACCAATTCCCTTGCTATTAAAATGTTATTTCGCCCCCATCAGGCCAAATATATTGGGAACTATAAAATCCCCTTTACACCTGGCTTAATTCCAAAGCGAAGAGAAGAATTAGCGCGGCAAATGGGAGACGTTGTAGTACGCCACTTGTTGACACCTGATGGAGTGAAACGTCGTTTCTTTTCACAAACTTTTCGAAAACGATTATTAAGATGGATTCTAAAGCAGTTAGATTCTTTTTTAAGACAAGATATGACGGTGGGGCAATTATGCACAAAATTGGGTATACAAGTGCATGACTCGTTGGTGCATAAAAAACTGTCGGAAATTGTAAACGGAAACGTAAACAGTTGGCTGAAAAAAAATAAACATACTATGTTAAGGGAAATCGTCCCAACGTCGATGTATCAAAAAGGGAAAGATTATATTCCTACCATTAGTGCACAAGTTTTGCTGAAGGTAAAACAATATATAGAAAGTGATAGTGGAAAGGAAAATATTGAATCCGTAATTAAACGTTATATGGACAATAAAGGTTTCTTAGGTAATGTCCTTACATCTTTTGTTGGACCTGAAAAATTAGGAAGACAAATCCAGCCAATGCTGACGGATTATATAAGCTCCACCGAAGCTGAGCAACTAATCACTTATCTTTTAGAACAACAATGGGAAGAGATAATGGAGAAGGAGATCCAGGAAATAAACACAGTTGTTCATATAAATAACGATATCATTCGTCCTATCATTCACGTACTATCTGTAGAACGGTTATTCCAAACCCGTGTTTCAACTTTGTATGACCAGGTTGGGATATCGGTTCGTGAGAAATGGATACCACAAATGCTGGAAAGAGTTATGGGGAAAGCACTCTCCAATGTCGAACCGATGATGAAGAGGATGCACATTCAAGAAATTGTTGCTGATGAAGTAAAAGGCTTTCCGATTGAACGAATCGAAAGTATGGTGCTGACGATCACTGGTAGAGAACTGCGAATGATTACATATTTAGGGGCGCTTCTTGGGGGATTTATCGGCTTTTTTCAAGGAATGACGGTTTTACTATGGTTTCAATAA
- a CDS encoding metallophosphoesterase family protein yields the protein MRTKIKFIHAADLHLDSPFKGLSSVPYKIFDELKDSTFTAFERLIDYAVNYKVDFVLFVGDIFDEQSRNLKAQLKFKRGLEKLHESGIQAFVSYGNHDHLSGEYFQVEYPENTYVFDSERVTVFPYRKNGVHLADIYGFSYGERAVTEGKIHEYIAEKRDILNIGMLHGSISSNSEHDVYAPFRLSDLSQGGMDYWALGHIHTREIINESPLAIYPGNIQGRHIKEMGEKGCYLVEVTEQGQTWSFLQTNTISFEQLTVDATTCTTVDQIEHQIKRAMNTLREDGRCAVVRINLHIERETIGYVNQESIEQLQDYLNEGEADERKWIWIETIKTINKVQWNREQMLQGKHFASELLRTVDEVENSGLFLTELTKHRDVEKFLDPFTKEELEDILTEAEELVMEELLKE from the coding sequence ATGAGGACAAAGATAAAGTTTATTCATGCAGCTGATTTGCATTTGGACAGCCCCTTTAAAGGACTGTCTTCCGTACCTTACAAAATATTTGATGAACTAAAAGATAGTACGTTTACCGCTTTTGAGCGGCTAATCGATTATGCCGTAAATTATAAAGTCGATTTCGTTTTGTTTGTTGGAGATATTTTTGATGAACAATCACGTAATTTAAAAGCACAATTAAAATTTAAAAGGGGATTAGAAAAGCTTCATGAGAGTGGGATACAAGCATTCGTTTCCTATGGAAACCATGATCACCTGTCTGGAGAGTATTTTCAAGTTGAATATCCCGAAAATACATATGTTTTCGATTCAGAACGTGTAACTGTATTTCCGTATAGAAAAAACGGTGTTCATCTAGCTGATATTTACGGTTTTAGTTATGGAGAGAGAGCAGTTACAGAGGGAAAAATACATGAGTATATTGCGGAAAAACGAGATATACTCAACATTGGAATGTTACATGGCAGTATTTCCTCTAATTCAGAGCATGACGTATATGCCCCCTTCCGATTGTCAGACTTGTCTCAGGGAGGGATGGACTACTGGGCACTCGGTCATATTCACACTAGAGAAATAATTAATGAGAGTCCGTTAGCAATCTATCCAGGCAATATCCAAGGGCGTCATATAAAAGAGATGGGGGAAAAAGGATGTTATCTAGTTGAAGTAACAGAACAAGGACAAACATGGTCCTTTTTACAAACGAATACTATTTCTTTTGAACAATTGACTGTCGACGCAACCACTTGTACTACAGTAGACCAAATTGAACATCAAATAAAGAGAGCAATGAATACATTGCGAGAAGATGGTAGATGTGCTGTAGTAAGAATCAACTTACATATAGAGCGGGAAACAATTGGATACGTAAACCAAGAGTCAATAGAGCAATTACAAGATTATTTGAATGAAGGAGAAGCAGACGAGAGAAAGTGGATTTGGATTGAGACGATTAAAACGATTAACAAAGTACAATGGAACCGGGAACAAATGTTACAAGGGAAACACTTTGCCAGTGAACTGCTACGCACGGTTGATGAGGTGGAAAATAGTGGTTTGTTTTTGACGGAATTAACAAAACATCGTGATGTAGAAAAGTTTTTAGATCCTTTCACGAAGGAAGAATTGGAGGATATATTAACGGAAGCAGAAGAACTTGTCATGGAAGAGCTGTTAAAGGAATGA